The following is a genomic window from Numenius arquata chromosome 12, bNumArq3.hap1.1, whole genome shotgun sequence.
ACCCCGACCTCTTCTTCACCGCCCCCTCCACCCCGGTGAGGGTCGGGGGGTCCCGGttgccgccgcccccccccgaggAGCAGACGGACGGGGAGAGCGaggggctctgctcccccccGACCTCCCCCTCCGGCTCCTACATGACGGCcgaggggggcagctgggggtcTTCGGGCACCGCCAGCACCTCCCCGTCCTGCTCCCCCAACctggtggccgaggccgaagccATGGCGGTGGCCGAGGctgaaggtgaggaggaggaggaggaggatgatgacgCCATGGCGGAGGTCGAAACCATGGCGGAGGTCGAAGCCATGGCGGCGCTACACATGGACccctcagaggaggaggaggaggaagatgggctCTTTGCCCCGCCAGgggatgatgatgaggaggaggaggaagatgatgggcAGACAccagaggaggaagatgaggatgaggaggaatggGGGGTGTCGGAGGACGCGGGGCTGATCCCGGCGGCCCTGCTGCCCTTCCGCGGCAGCCTCCTCTTCCAGGCCGAGGCGGTGGAGATcgcccctctgccccccgccacggcccccctgccccgctccgccgaggaggaagatgaggatgacgaagaagaagaagaggaggaagaagaagaagaaggcgGCAGcacctctgcctccttcctccacTCCCTGTCCGAGACCTCCATCACCGAGGGGGTGGACGAGTCCTTCGCCTTCCGCGATGACACCTCCGCCTCCTCCGACTCGGCGGCCTACGACGGGGAGGAAGACGAGCGGCTCTACGGCACCGAGCGCCATGCCCTGGGGGCCGAGGGGGTGCCCCCCGCCTCCCGCACCCCCCGTCATGGCGGCATCGAGCTCCACCTTCACGCTGGGATGGCACCGGCCACCTCTGCCTCAGCGGAAGGGTCCCCCCTGCACGGCCCCGGCGAGGGGATGGTGGCCACCGTGGAGGAGCGGGATGGCAGCGAGACCCCCCCGGCAGCCTCTGGAGAAGGCAACGTGGAGCCCGATGGctccttcctcacctcctcctcttcGGAGCTGGATGCCTCTGGGGAGTGTCCTCCACCGGAGCCCCCCCAGGTCCCGGAGGAGGTGATGGAGATGGAGGGTGCCGAGGAGGAGCTGGCGGTGAAGGATGATTCCATCACGGAGCTGGTGGCCATTGACAGCGTCCTGCAGCCCCCTGGGCTCTGCTCCGGGGAGCCCCGGGACCCCCAAACCCACGGGCTTGGGGGGGACAATGTGACACCAGCCAACGGAGAGCCCCAGGGTGGCCATGGGAGTGATGGTGACAATGGTGACAGTGACCATGAGCTTGGCATCGTGAGAGCAGGGAGCACCGAGACAGCAGCCACCGATGGTCCTGATGAGTTGGACACCGCGGCCACTGCGCTGGTGGCATCGTTGACACCCAGCCTGTCGGCCACCATGGCCACTGAGCTGGTGGCATCAGTGACACCAAGCCCTCTGGCCACCGGCCTGGTACCATTGGTGACATCAAGCCCGCCAGCCACAGACCTGGTGGCATCAGTGGCACCAAGCCCTCCGGCCACGGACCTGGTACCATCGGTGACATCAAGCCCTCCGGCCACAGACCTGGTGGCATCGGTGACGCCAAGCCCTCCGGCCACGGACCTGGTACCATTGGTGACATCAAGCCCTCCGGCCACAGACCTGGTGGCATCAGTGGCACCAAGCCCTCCGGCCACGGACCTGGTACCATCGGTGACATCAAGCCCTCCGGCCACAGACCTGGTGGCATCGGTGACGCCAAGCCCTCCGGCCACGGACCTGGTACCATCGGTGACATCAAGCCCTCCAGCCACAGACCTGGTGGCATCGGTGACGCCAAGCCCTCCGGCCACGGACCTGGTACCATCGGTGACGCCAAGCCCTCCAGCCACAGACCTGGTGGCATCAGTGACGCCAAGCCCTCCGGCCACGGACCTGGTGGCATCGGTGACATCAAGCCCTCCAGCCACAGACCTGGTGGCATCAGTGACGCCAAGCCCTCTGGCCACGGACCTGGTACCATCGGTGACATCAAGCCCTCCAGCCACAGACCTGGTGGCATCGGTGACGCCAAGCCCTCTGGCCACTGACCTGGTACCATCGGTGACATCAAGCCCACTGGCAACTGAGCCGGTGGCATTGGTGACACCCAGCCCACCGGCCACTGTGGCCATGGACCCGGTGCCATTGATGGCACCCAGCCCATCGGATGAGCTGGACACCACGGCCACTGACCTGGCGCCACCATCGGTGACATCCAGCCTGCCTGATGGTGTGGGGGACAGTGCTGTGACGCCATGGGATGTGTCCCCATGTGATGCTGATGAGGATCTGGCAGATGTGGTGGCCACAACCAGTGAGTCCCCAGAGCCGGAGGTGACCACGTGTCCCATGGAGCCGGGGCCAATGGCAGAGGGGACAATGACGTGTCCCCCCGGGGATGCCGGCGAAGTCCCTGAGGAGTGGGACAATGCCACCGCCTCCTCTGAGGACTCGTCCCCGGAGCTGCTGGAGACCTCCCGCTCCCGCACCGACTCCAGCTTCTTCACCGCCCCCGAGGACAGCGCGGGGGAGATGGCCGTtccccccagacccccatcttcggaggaggaggaggaggaagaggaggacgcTGCCCGCCGTTGCCTGgccctctgcctgcccccctcaccccccgccgTCCCCCCTTTGCTCTTCACCGCCTCGGAGCGGGAGGTGTACGTGGgggtccccccggcccccctcgaACTGCTCCAAACACCCGGTGCCTTTTCGGAGAGCGGGGTGGCCTGGGAGGACCGTCAACGGGTCACCGCCATGTTAAGGGGCTCCTTCGGGGACCTGCCggccccccgacacccccccagGTCCCCCGAGCCCCCCGGGGTGCCGGCAGAGCCCTCGCAGCAGGGAACCCCCGGGGATGAGGGGACGGAAGAGTCGCCAGCCCCCCATGAGCCCCCGACCCCTCAGCCGGGCGATGAGACTGCTGGGGACACCGATGCCAAAGTCCCAGGGGATGGtggccccccaagcccccccagcGAGCCCACAGCAccccccaggcagcaggaggaagaggaggcgaTGGCGGGGGCCGCatccagcccccagcccagcccaggggggGAGGCTcagcctgagcccccccaggagcCGGCTGGGGAAGCAGCACCCCaagccccccccgagccccccagccCGCCACCGGACCCCTGTCCTCCTCCGGTCCCCAAACTCAGCCAAGTGCCTCCTCTCGCCGCCACCGCGCCGTCACCGCCATCGTCACCCGGCCCCCAGGACACCTCAGGGCTCCCCGCCGGCGAGGAGCGTCCCTCTGTCCTGCCGCCATCCAGGAAGCACCTCGAAGGTaagagacacaccccccccccccccccccgacacctcaTCGCCATGGGGTGTCCACTGGGACCACCACGTGGGCATCATCCACGGTGGGGTGCTCATGGTCCCCTCTTGGGGTCCCGAGGTGGGTGATGGGGGTGAGCAGGCTGGATTCAGCCCCATGGAAGGATTTTGGGGGGCACCACCACCTCTATGGGGTATTACATGGGATCAGGGTGGGCATCACTGGGTACCAGCcatggtggggtgctgggggtccgttttgggggggtgacatggggtgagCAGGCTGGGTTCAGCCCCATGGAAGGATTTTGGGGGGCACCACcacctcagcctcctccttgcCCCCACCTCTATGGGATAGTACACGGGACCAGGGTGGGCATCACTGGGTACCACCCATGGTGGGGTGCTGGGGATCCCAAGGTGGGTGATGGGGGTGGACAGGTTGGGTTCAGCTCCAtggaggggtttgggggcacCAGCTCATCTCCCCTTGCCCCCACCATCATGGGGCATCACGTGGGACCACGGTGGGCATCACCCATGGTGGGGTGCTGAGGATCAGCCCTGGGGGATCCCGGGGTGGGCAGGCTGGGTTCAGCCTCGtggagggatttttggggggcACCACCAGCTCAGTCCCCACCTTCCCCTCCACTGCCATGGGGTATTGCGTGGGACCAGGGTGGGCATCACCCATGGTGGGGGGCACCTCTGGGGGCTTCTAGGGTGGACAGTGAGGGTGAGCAGGCTGGGTTCAATCCAtggggggatttttggggggacACCACCAGTTAAAccccctcttttccccctccccctccctgcagccccccagccctccccacgcAAGGAGAAGGAGCCCCGGGGCCGGCAGGCAGTGCCGGGCAGTGGGGGCAGCCGGgggcccccccgggggtccctgCAGTCGGAGTCGAGCTCCTCCAGCGAGGGGGACCCCCCGTACCCCTGCCCCGAGATCCAGCGCCTGCGGGAAGCCACTGGCATCGCCCTGCGCCAGGACAAGCAGCCTCCAGCCCCCCGCCGCTGCGAGGCCAACCATAAAGGTGAGGGGATCCCTGGGGGGTCGTCCCCCtcttatttgggggggggggtgggggggtggaggggtcaGAGGGGGTGCCCGTCTCCATCCCACCTTTCTGCTTGGCTGCAGGGTCGTGTAACGAGTCGGAGAGTAACGATGAGTCCATCCCGGAGCTGGAGGAGCCTGAGGGCTCGGAGCCGCCACCAGCCCAGACCCaggtgggggttttgggggtgatgg
Proteins encoded in this region:
- the NACAD gene encoding NAC-alpha domain-containing protein 1 produces the protein MPGESLPGQGLGGTEKENGMAEGSEAAPPPAAGPPPMPTKEEARPQPEGASCDPGPPAAAPLDTRIVMGEETRSPAAPPELRGGPAVPCPFPAPTKDTPHHRQAAEPPHLSRPPPANLDPDLFFTAPSTPVRVGGSRLPPPPPEEQTDGESEGLCSPPTSPSGSYMTAEGGSWGSSGTASTSPSCSPNLVAEAEAMAVAEAEGEEEEEEDDDAMAEVETMAEVEAMAALHMDPSEEEEEEDGLFAPPGDDDEEEEEDDGQTPEEEDEDEEEWGVSEDAGLIPAALLPFRGSLLFQAEAVEIAPLPPATAPLPRSAEEEDEDDEEEEEEEEEEEGGSTSASFLHSLSETSITEGVDESFAFRDDTSASSDSAAYDGEEDERLYGTERHALGAEGVPPASRTPRHGGIELHLHAGMAPATSASAEGSPLHGPGEGMVATVEERDGSETPPAASGEGNVEPDGSFLTSSSSELDASGECPPPEPPQVPEEVMEMEGAEEELAVKDDSITELVAIDSVLQPPGLCSGEPRDPQTHGLGGDNVTPANGEPQGGHGSDGDNGDSDHELGIVRAGSTETAATDGPDELDTAATALVASLTPSLSATMATELVASVTPSPLATGLVPLVTSSPPATDLVASVAPSPPATDLVPSVTSSPPATDLVASVTPSPPATDLVPLVTSSPPATDLVASVAPSPPATDLVPSVTSSPPATDLVASVTPSPPATDLVPSVTSSPPATDLVASVTPSPPATDLVPSVTPSPPATDLVASVTPSPPATDLVASVTSSPPATDLVASVTPSPLATDLVPSVTSSPPATDLVASVTPSPLATDLVPSVTSSPLATEPVALVTPSPPATVAMDPVPLMAPSPSDELDTTATDLAPPSVTSSLPDGVGDSAVTPWDVSPCDADEDLADVVATTSESPEPEVTTCPMEPGPMAEGTMTCPPGDAGEVPEEWDNATASSEDSSPELLETSRSRTDSSFFTAPEDSAGEMAVPPRPPSSEEEEEEEEDAARRCLALCLPPSPPAVPPLLFTASEREVYVGVPPAPLELLQTPGAFSESGVAWEDRQRVTAMLRGSFGDLPAPRHPPRSPEPPGVPAEPSQQGTPGDEGTEESPAPHEPPTPQPGDETAGDTDAKVPGDGGPPSPPSEPTAPPRQQEEEEAMAGAASSPQPSPGGEAQPEPPQEPAGEAAPQAPPEPPSPPPDPCPPPVPKLSQVPPLAATAPSPPSSPGPQDTSGLPAGEERPSVLPPSRKHLEAPQPSPRKEKEPRGRQAVPGSGGSRGPPRGSLQSESSSSSEGDPPYPCPEIQRLREATGIALRQDKQPPAPRRCEANHKGSCNESESNDESIPELEEPEGSEPPPAQTQAQLTHSLGTGEETVSKAKQSRSEKKARKAMSKLGLRQIHGVTRITIRKSKNILFVITKPDVFKSPASDIYIVFGEAKIEDLSQQVHKAAAEKFKVPMEHSPLITETAPTLTIKEESEEEEEVDETGLEVRDIELVMAQANVSRPKAVRALRHNNNDIVNAIMELTM